From the genome of Scytonema hofmannii PCC 7110, one region includes:
- a CDS encoding RNA-guided endonuclease InsQ/TnpB family protein, translating into MVVSYIKIDVGNYQRGKLKGKKPTSAQLCKHHDGNYYIHIQIKDEPPTPIQSDNVIGVDFGRRDIAVTSNGDQWDGQQINRVRDKFSRVRASLQKKASKGTRSTRRRTRQILKRLSGKEKRYQQWLNHNISKQIIQNATETSAAVAIEDLTGIRERTNQQPRNKTERRRSNSWSFYQLRSFLEYKGIQAGVEVIAVPPAYTSLTCHCCLQIGMRSDKRFKCTNDACSWSGDADANAAKNIAAIGAVFVNPPRGSNGLCCSLNVDSSGLLKAHTVTQVQRG; encoded by the coding sequence ATGGTAGTTTCCTACATCAAAATTGATGTAGGAAACTACCAACGGGGCAAGCTAAAAGGCAAAAAACCTACTTCTGCTCAATTGTGTAAGCATCATGATGGTAACTACTACATCCACATTCAAATTAAAGACGAACCTCCTACGCCAATTCAATCTGATAACGTTATTGGTGTTGATTTTGGACGCCGTGATATTGCGGTAACTAGCAATGGCGATCAATGGGATGGTCAACAAATTAATCGGGTGAGAGATAAGTTTTCCAGAGTCAGGGCATCTCTCCAAAAGAAAGCCTCGAAAGGCACAAGGTCTACTCGTCGTAGGACGAGACAGATTTTGAAACGGTTGTCGGGGAAAGAGAAACGCTATCAACAATGGCTGAACCACAACATTAGTAAGCAAATTATTCAGAACGCAACTGAAACGAGTGCAGCAGTAGCGATTGAAGACTTAACTGGTATTCGAGAAAGAACAAATCAGCAACCTAGAAATAAAACCGAAAGACGCCGTAGCAACTCTTGGAGTTTTTATCAGTTGCGTTCTTTCTTGGAGTACAAAGGTATTCAGGCAGGGGTAGAGGTAATTGCCGTACCTCCTGCTTATACAAGCCTTACTTGCCACTGCTGTTTGCAGATCGGAATGCGTTCTGACAAACGCTTCAAATGCACCAATGACGCTTGTTCTTGGAGTGGGGATGCTGATGCGAATGCTGCCAAAAATATTGCTGCTATTGGGGCTGTTTTTGTAAACCCGCCCAGAGGCTCGAATGGTCTATGCTGCTCGCTCAATGTAGATTCTTCAGGGCTACTAAAAGCCCACACTGTAACGCAAGTTCAGCGTGGGTAG
- a CDS encoding transposase, which produces MEQVLTIVCKLNPTPKQVEEIELVLKAFADACNYANRAVKPQITNKTTIQNTVYNEIRSLFGLSANLAVRACARVGANRKTAKQKGKPVKAFKPTSADYDARIFAFREKDLTVSLTLLNGSFLHQN; this is translated from the coding sequence ATGGAACAAGTACTGACAATAGTTTGCAAACTCAACCCTACACCTAAACAGGTGGAAGAAATTGAATTGGTTCTTAAGGCTTTCGCTGATGCGTGTAACTACGCCAATCGTGCCGTTAAGCCACAAATAACTAACAAAACCACTATTCAAAATACGGTATACAACGAGATTCGCTCTCTGTTTGGGTTGAGTGCAAATTTAGCAGTTCGTGCTTGTGCCAGAGTCGGAGCTAATCGCAAGACGGCTAAACAGAAAGGGAAACCTGTTAAAGCATTCAAGCCGACATCGGCTGATTACGATGCCCGAATCTTTGCTTTTAGAGAGAAAGATTTGACGGTTAGCTTAACTTTGCTAAATGGTAGTTTCCTACATCAAAATTGA